A genomic segment from Candidatus Lernaella stagnicola encodes:
- the rsmB gene encoding 16S rRNA (cytosine(967)-C(5))-methyltransferase RsmB, which yields MANNAREIALRVLRRVHFDNAYSDLALSSELNQTDLQDADRALVTELTYGVLRHRTYLDWLINQASHTTADKMELRVLDALRLGIYQLFFLDRVPDYAAVSESVALVPRRAAGLVNAVLRRLQRDRGNRPKPRTNDPLSRAEILHSHPRWILDMWEKQFGVDETLALARVNQNTPPAVLRVNLSSKSRDEVIEQLTEAGAAPTPYSPWGVVVEKIGPALRHPLFAMGVLTVQSEASQLVGELTGAQPGERVLDVCAAPGGKATHVAELVGPGGRVLALDVRPNRLRLINSNVKRMGIGNVAAKVRDANVPWKKAEIGEGFDRVLVDAPCTSLGTLAKQPELKWRLGPTDPSRLAEVQREILLHSADAVRPGGTLLYSVCTLTREETSGVVDFFLRERDDFELDDLRRDFAPRYDVFLREDGTFQSLPSRTGTEGMYAARFVRR from the coding sequence GCCCTGCGCGTCTTGCGCCGGGTTCACTTCGACAACGCCTATTCGGACCTGGCGCTATCCAGCGAGTTGAATCAAACCGACCTCCAGGATGCCGATCGAGCCTTGGTCACCGAGTTGACCTACGGCGTCCTACGCCATCGCACGTATTTGGACTGGCTGATCAATCAGGCCTCGCACACCACGGCGGACAAGATGGAACTACGGGTGCTCGACGCGCTTCGCCTCGGCATCTACCAACTGTTTTTTCTTGACCGCGTGCCTGACTACGCAGCGGTGAGCGAGTCGGTTGCGCTCGTACCGCGACGCGCCGCGGGTTTGGTCAACGCCGTCTTGCGGCGGTTGCAGCGCGACCGCGGCAACCGGCCGAAACCGCGCACGAACGACCCGTTGAGTCGAGCCGAAATTTTGCACTCGCACCCGCGGTGGATCCTCGACATGTGGGAAAAGCAGTTCGGCGTCGACGAGACATTGGCCTTGGCGCGCGTCAACCAAAACACGCCGCCGGCCGTCTTGCGCGTCAATCTGTCGAGCAAGTCCCGCGACGAGGTTATCGAGCAGTTGACCGAAGCGGGCGCGGCCCCGACGCCTTATTCGCCGTGGGGCGTGGTCGTGGAAAAAATCGGCCCGGCACTCCGGCACCCGCTCTTCGCGATGGGTGTGCTCACCGTGCAAAGCGAAGCCTCGCAACTCGTCGGCGAGTTGACCGGCGCCCAACCGGGCGAACGCGTGCTCGACGTTTGTGCGGCGCCCGGCGGCAAGGCGACACACGTGGCGGAGTTGGTGGGTCCGGGCGGTCGCGTGCTGGCGTTGGACGTGCGGCCTAACCGGCTGCGTCTGATCAACAGCAACGTCAAGCGGATGGGAATCGGCAACGTGGCCGCCAAGGTGCGCGATGCCAACGTGCCGTGGAAGAAAGCCGAGATCGGGGAGGGTTTCGATCGCGTTCTGGTTGACGCGCCTTGCACGTCGCTCGGCACGTTAGCCAAGCAACCCGAACTCAAATGGCGTCTCGGCCCGACCGACCCCTCGCGTCTGGCCGAGGTACAACGCGAAATTCTACTCCACTCCGCCGACGCCGTGCGCCCGGGCGGCACACTGCTGTATTCAGTTTGCACGCTGACGCGGGAAGAAACCAGCGGCGTCGTCGATTTCTTCCTGCGCGAACGCGATGATTTCGAGCTGGACGATTTGCGCCGCGACTTCGCTCCGCGGTATGATGTGTTTCTTCGAGAAGACGGCACCTTTCAGTCTTTACCGTCGCGCACGGGTACCGAGGGAATGTACGCGGCCCGTTTCGTGAGGAGGTGA
- the rpe gene encoding ribulose-phosphate 3-epimerase: protein MIIAPSILSADFSRLAEEVAAVEKAGADWIHIDVMDGAFVPNITIGQPVVRAVRAVTKLPLDVHLMIEKPGRYVEEFAESGADIITVHQEACLHLHRVIQQIKAAGKKAGVSLNPATPPETLTHVLEDIDLVLIMSVNPGFGGQKFIPQTLDKIKQMRKELDAAGRADVIIEVDGGVGPGNIARIAAAGCGAVVAGNAVFSQEDYAAPIDAMREATAGIG from the coding sequence ATGATCATCGCACCGAGCATTTTGTCGGCTGATTTCTCGCGCCTGGCCGAGGAGGTCGCGGCTGTGGAAAAAGCCGGCGCCGATTGGATTCACATCGACGTGATGGATGGCGCATTCGTGCCCAACATCACGATAGGGCAGCCGGTCGTTCGTGCGGTTCGCGCTGTGACCAAACTGCCGCTCGACGTGCACCTGATGATCGAGAAACCGGGCCGTTACGTCGAGGAATTCGCCGAATCGGGTGCCGACATCATCACCGTGCACCAAGAGGCCTGCCTGCATCTGCACCGGGTGATTCAGCAGATCAAGGCGGCGGGCAAGAAGGCGGGCGTCAGTCTCAATCCGGCGACACCGCCCGAGACGCTGACGCACGTACTCGAGGATATCGATCTAGTGCTGATCATGAGCGTTAACCCGGGATTCGGCGGCCAGAAGTTCATCCCGCAGACCCTGGATAAGATCAAGCAGATGAGGAAAGAGCTCGACGCCGCCGGGCGTGCCGACGTCATCATCGAGGTTGACGGCGGGGTGGGGCCGGGCAACATCGCGCGGATTGCGGCCGCCGGCTGCGGCGCGGTAGTAGCCGGCAACGCCGTATTCTCACAGGAGGATTACGCCGCCCCGATCGACGCGATGCGCGAGGCGACGGCGGGCATCGGCTGA